DNA from Bacteroides zoogleoformans:
ACTATAGCAACGTAAAAACTTATCTGGCAGCCTCTCTGTTCATTTTAGGCAACATCGTTCTTCCTCAATGCTTTCACCTCGTTCCTCAAGGAGGAATTACTTGGCTACCTATCTACTTCTTCACTTTAGCAGGAGCTTATAAGTTCGGTTGGAAAGCAGGTATGCTTACTGCGATTTTCTCTCCCACTATCAATACTTTATTATTCGGCATGCCACTCCCCGCAGCACTTCCCGCCATTCTTCTGAAGTCTGTATTATTAGCAGCAATAGCCGGTTGGGCCGCACATCATTTCCAACGCGTCTCCTTGCCCATCCTGTTGGCTGTTGTTCTTTCTTATCAAATTTTCGGCACCCTTGGAGAATGGGCCATGACCGGCAGTTTTTTCAAGGCGGCACAAGATTTCCGCATCGGCATGCCGGGCATGGCGCTGCAAGTAATAGGCGGATATTTATTACTGAAATATGGCTGTGGAAGAGTTTAAAATCAGTAACCAAGAGCAGCGGTTTCATGCAAACGTTTTCCGGTGAATCATCCCTTTTTCAATCCGATGATATCGGGAAGTCATTCATTCTTACATATATTTGCACTACAAACGTTATAAAAGAAAAGTAGCATGAGAAACATGAAAGCAATCTGCACAAGAATGGTTTGCTTCCTGCTCGTTTTGATGATGAGTAGTGCAGCAATGGCAGAGGGTATCACCTCTCCAAACGGACAACTCAAACTGAACTTCTCGGTGAATGCGCAAGGCGAACCGGTTTATGAGCTTTTTTATAAAGGAAAGGCCGTGATTAGCCCTTCAAAGTTGGGACTGGAACTGAAAAACGATTCGGGACTGATGAACGGTTTTACGCTGACAAACGCAAGTACATCTACATTTGATGAAACGTGGCAACCGGTTTGGGGAGAAGTGAAACACATC
Protein-coding regions in this window:
- a CDS encoding ECF transporter S component, encoding METKTVKFYTLDYSNVKTYLAASLFILGNIVLPQCFHLVPQGGITWLPIYFFTLAGAYKFGWKAGMLTAIFSPTINTLLFGMPLPAALPAILLKSVLLAAIAGWAAHHFQRVSLPILLAVVLSYQIFGTLGEWAMTGSFFKAAQDFRIGMPGMALQVIGGYLLLKYGCGRV